CCGGAGCAGCATGAGTTCGCGCTCGCTGAAGCGCAGGTCCTCCGGAAACTGGAGGCGCTCCTTCGAGACCCGATAGCGGGTGAGTTGGTTGTTGCCCGGCTCGAGAGGAGAATCGAGGGTCTCGATCTGGATCCCGAGCGCCCGCAGCAGCTCCTTGTCGCGCTCGAACTGCCGATCCAGCGCGACGTTCGCCTCACCGACCCGGTAGCGGTCCGCGTAGCCGTGCACCGACGAGAGCAGCGCGCTCTTGGTCGAGCCCTCGGGGCTCGCGACCAGCGCGAGCACCAGGCTGAACACGCGCTGCTCGCTCGGTACGGCGGAGCGCCCGGGGGCCGTGGCCACGCGTCAGCTGGCTCCGAGAATGTCGACGACCACGACCTGCGGATCCCCGGTCGAGTTGTCGATGACCACCACCTGCGAGCCGACGGTCTTGCCGGTGAGCTCGCCGCGGAACGTGTAGCCGGACTGCGCCATCTGGTCCTCGGTGCCCAGAGCGACGAGCCCCGACTCCCAGGTGTTCGTGCGCTGCTCGCCGCCCCAGCCCACGGAGAGGACCTGACCCACGACGTTGTTCTCCGCGGTCACCTCGGCGCCGTCGCCGAGGATGCGCGTCGCGGAGCTGATGCCCTCGGGTGCGGCGCGCGGCGGCAGGACCACGCCGGGCCGCCCCTCCTCGTTCGTCACGACTGCCGGGTACCCCGACGGGAGGCCCTGCACGGGGCCGCTCGCGGCCAGCGGGCTCGTCGCGACGACGTCGACGACGGCGACGACGGCCGCTCCCGCGGTCCCGCCGAGCTGCGACGAGATCTCCGCACCGTCGTCGGGAGAGAGCGCCAGCACCACGCGGTCGCCGGCTGCCGCGCAGCGCACGCCCTCGCTGAGCGGGTTCGACATCTCCTCGGAGACCATCAGGAACTCGGGCGACGTGCCCTGCCCCGAGAACACGGGGCTCGCGTACAGCTCATCGCCGGTCTCGGCGTCGAAGAACGCCATGTTCACCGAGACGAGCGAGTTCTCGTCTGCGACGCGCGAGCGATCCTCGGCTTCGGCGACGATCGTGCGCTGGGTCTCCGAGATCTCCATCTGATCCGGCACCGACACCTCGGGCACGGTGCCGAACTCGCCGAGCACGGTGACGTTGTTCGACAGCGCGCCGGGCGACAGCTGCGCGGTGCAGTCGCTCGCCTGGCTCTGCTGCGCACCGCAGCCCGTGAGGCCCGCGAGGAGCAGTGTGGCCACCGCGGTTGCGGGAATGAGTCGACGAAGCATATGCACCTCTCGCGCAAGACTGTGTGAACCCGGCTATCCTATCGAATCCCGTCTGGGGATCCGGCCACGCGTCGTGCGTGTCAGTCGCCCGAGCCGGGCTCCGCAACGTCGTCCGGCGCAGCCGTGTCCGCACCGCGCTCCTCGGCGAACCGCTGCGCCTCGCGCACCTTCTTCCTGAGGATCTTGTCGCTCTTCGAGCGCTCGCCCACGTCTTCCGGGGCCCAGCCGGCCCCGCCGGTCGCGGCACCGCCATCGGGGCCGAGGTCCGGCAGCCAGCTCGCGAGATCCTCGTCGCTGAACTCGCTCTTCGAGGCCCGCCGCTTCAGGCTCGGCAGCACGGTGCCGGGGGCGAGCCGGCGCGCCGTGATGAGGAACCCGGTGTGCGCCACCATCCGGTGATCCGGGCGTACGGCGAGCCCCTCGACGTGCCACCCCCGCACCATGGTCTCGGAGGACTGCGGATGCGTGAAGAGTCCGCTGCGCTGCAGTTGCTCGGCGGTGCGGGAGAGCTGCGTCACCGTCGCGACGTAGCAGATGAGCACCCCGCCGGGTCGGAGCGCCTCCGCGGCGACGTCCACGCACTCCCACGGCGCCAGCATGTCGAGCACGACGCGGTCGACGGAGCCGGCCTCGCAGGTCGCGGGCAGCACCTCCTGCAGGTCACCCACCGTGACCGTCCAGTTCTCGGGCACCCGGCCGCTGAACGCGGCCGCATTGCCGCGAGCGATGTCGGCGAACTCCTCGCGGCGCTCGAACGAGAACAGCTCCCCGTCCGGTCCGATCGCTCGGAGCAGGTGGAGCGAGAGCGCGCCCGACCCGACCCCGGCCTCGACGACTCGAGCACCGGGGAACACGTCCGCGAGCGAGAGGATCTGGGCGGCGTCCTTCGGATAGACGATCGCCGCCCCGCGCGGCATCGACATGACGAAGTCCGAGAGCAGCGGGCGCAGCGCCAGATACTCCTCGCCGCTGCTGTTCACGACGACCGACGCGTCGGGAATGCCGACGAGATCGGCGTGCGGGATCACACCCCGGTGGCTGTGGAACTCACCGCCGGGCACCAGTGTGATGGTGTTCAGGCGCCCCTTGGGGCCGGTGAGCTTCACCCGGTCTCCGTAGCCGAGCGGGCCGCTCGGGGAGGGTGCGCCCTGGTCGATGATCGGCTCGCTCACTGCGGGTCTCCTGTCGCGTCTGCGGTGTCACGTTCTGAGTCGGGTGCCGTCGGACTGAGCTCGCGCAGCGACCGGAAGCGCTCCGCGAGTCTGGTGGCGTCCACGCCGGCGAGCGTCGGCCACAGTTCGTGACTCGGTGCGGTCGTGAGATCCACGAGGTTCGGCACGCCGATCGCGACGGCTCCCGCTGCGTGGGCGGAGCGCAGGCCGGTGGGCGAGTCCTCGATCGCCACGCAGCGCTCGACGGGAACGCCGACGGCGGCGGCGCCGCGGAGGTACGGGTCGGGGTGCGGCTTCTCGTGCGCCACCTCGTCCCCCGCCACGATGGTCACGAAGGTGCCGGGCGGCAGCAGCTCGACCACGGCGTCCGCGATCTCACGGAACGCCATCGTCACGAGGGCGCTCGGGATCCCGGCGGCGCGCAGCGACGCGAGCAGCTCCAGCGCGCCGGGCCGCCAGGCCGGTTCCCCGGCGTGCAGGCCCGCGATGACGGCGGCCGTCCACTCGGCGATGATGTCGTCGGAACTCATTGGGACGCCGAGCTCCTGGAAGAGCGCAGCGGCCGCTCGGAGCCCCGAGCCGACGATCCGGTCGCGCGTGTCGTCGGTGAGTTCGATCCCGTAGCGGGAGAGCATGGTGAGCTCCGCGGCCAACCAGAGGGGCTCGGAGTCGATCACGGTGCCGTCCATGTCCCAGAGGACGGCCGAGGGAACTGCGTCGGCGAGGTGAGTGGTCATTCCGTCCAGTCTACCCAGCCGCGGTCGTTATCCTGGAGGGATGATCCCGCCACCCCGGTGCGATCCGAGCCCTGAGGAGTCCTCCGCCGTGACTGCACCCGCACACTCGTACCCCCGGGTGCTCATCATGGCGTTCCAGGGATGGAGCGATGCCGGCGACGCCACGACCGAGGTGCTGCAGCACCTTGGAGGCATGATCGAGGCCGATGTGGTGCACGTCATCAGCGCGGAGGGGTACGTCGACTTCCAGGTGCACCGGCCCAAGATCACGTTCGACGAGTCCGGAAACCGCGTCCTCGATTGGCCCGACACCCGGCTGTACGGCCCCGTCGAGCGTCCGGGCGCCGAGGAGGATCCCTCGGCCGAGATGGTGCGCCGACTCGACGGCAGCCTCGTCACGGACCTGTTCCTGCTCGCCGGCGTCGAGCCCGCGCGGGACTGGCAGAACTTCGCCGACGAGATCGTGGAACTCGTGGACGTCTGGGCGATCGACACCGTCGTGATCCTCGGCTCGATGTTCTCCGACGCCCCGCACTCGCGCCCGATCGCGACCACGATCTCGACCGAGAGCGCCAAGCGACGCGCGGAGACCGGCGCCGTGCGCAGCAGCTACGAGGGCCCGGCCGGCATCTCGACCGTGATCGATCTCGCGCTCGCCGAGGCCGGGATCGCACCCATCTCGCTCTGGGCGCAGGTGCCGCACTACGTGCACAGCACTCCGTCGCCCAAGGCCACGCTCGCGCTGCTCGACAAGCTGGAGGAGCTGCTCGACATCGTGATCCCGCGCGGCGAGCTGCTCACGCAGGCCACCGAGTGGGAGTCGAACATCGACCGGATCGCCTCCTCCGACGAGGAGATGACCCGCTACATCCGCAAGCTCGAGGAGTCCCGGGACGACGCCCTGGCCGCCGAGGCGACGGGGGACGCGATCGCGCTCGAGTTCGAGAAGTTCCTCGAGGACGACGAGACGTCGCGCCGGGAGCAGCCGCAGCAGCCACCCGCCGACGACGACGATACGCCGCCGCCCGCAGCGGGCTGAGCCGCAGCGCCCGACCGGCTGCGCCTGGACGAGGCCGGCTCAGTCTTCCTCGACGAGCACGACCCCGAGCAGCGCGGCCACAGCGGCCGCCACGAGACCGGGGTCGTCGACGCCACGATCGAGCGCGGCATCGAGCGTCGCGAGCATCACGGGCGTGTCCAGGTCGTTCGCGAGCGCCGACCGCAGCTGCTGCAGCACCTGCGCGGCAGAGGCGGGATCATCGCCGTGGCGCGCCAGTCCGTCGCGCCACCCGGCGAGCCGTCGCTCAGCGACCTCGAGGTCGCTATCGAGCCACTCCCACTCCGAGCGGTAGTGGTGCGCGAGCAGCCCGAGGCGGATCGCCGACGGATCGGCCCCGGAGTTCAGCAGGCGGGACACGAACACGAGGTTGCCGCGCGACTTCGACATCTTGTGGCCCTGGTACGACACGAGCCCCGCGTGGCAGTAGGCGTGCGCGAGCGGCGTACCGGAGATCGCGGTCGCGTGCGCGGCGGTGAACTCGTGGTGCGGGAAGACCAGGTCGGATCCGCCGCCCTGCACGGTGAAAGCGCCTCCGAGCGCGCCCGTCGCGATGACCGAGCACTCGATGTGCCAGCCCGGGCGGCCGGCGCCCACGACGCTCTCCCAGCTCGGCTCCCCCTCGCGTGCGGCGCGCCACAGCAGCGGATCGAGCGGGTTGCGCTTGCCCGGGCGGCCCGGGTCTCCGCCGCGCTCGGCGCTGAGCCGGAGCATGACGTCGCGGTCGTAGGGTGCCACGTCGCCGAGGCGCCACTGCGAGGTGGCCTGCGCGGCGTCGATGTCGAAGTAGAGGTCGTGGCCGGCCGCGTCGTCCGTGGGCACCGGGTACGCGAAGCCGAGCTCGCGCAACTGGGCGACGGCGGAAGCAATATCGTCGATCTGCTCCGTCACGGCCACGTAGTGCTCCGGCGGGATCATCCCCATGCGGTGCATGTCCGAGCGGAAGAGTCCGATCTGCTCGTCCGCGAGCGTGCGCCAGTCGACCCCGGTGTCGGCGGCGCGCTCGAGGAGCGGATCGTCGATGTCCGTGATGTTCTGCGCGTAGACCGTGTCGATCCCCGCATCGCGCCAGGCGCGCTGCATGAGGTCGAAGGTCAGGTAGGTGAAGGCGTGGCCGAGATGCGTCGCATCGTAGGGCGTGATGCCGCAGACGTAGAGCAGTGCGCGGTCGTCGGGGATCGCGGGGTACTCGAGCCGCTCGGTCGCGGTGTTGTAGAGCTTCGGCACGATGCCGTCGCCCGGCAGATCCGGGATCACCGGCGGGGTCCAGGTCCTCACAGCGCACCTCCGATCGCGGCCTGCGCCGCGACGGCGCTGCTCGCCACCCCGGACGCGGCGCCCTCGGCGACCGCCGTGCCGCCGTCCGGGGTGAGCACCCCGGCGCTCAGCAGCGCGATGATCAGCACGCCGAGGAGCACGCGGTAGATCACGAACGGCAGGAAGCTGCGCTTGGAGATGTACTTCATGAAGAGGCCGATCACGAGCAGGGCGATGACAAACGCGACGACGGTCGCAATGAGCGTCATGCTCATCGGCGTCTCGCTCTCGGGTGCGCGCACCGCCTTGAAGACCTGGTAGAACCCCGATCCGAGGACCGCGGGGATCGCGAGCAGGAACGAGTAGCGTGCCGCTGCCTCGCGCGTGTACCCCATGAAGAGGCCCGCGGTGATGGTGCCGCCCGAGCGCGAGACTCCGGGGATCAGCGCGAGCGCCTGCGCGAAGCCGTAGATCAGGCCGTGCTTCCAGGTCAGCGACTCGAGTGGGCGTACCTTGCGGCCCGCCCAGTCGGCGACGCCGAGGAGCAGACCGAACACGATGAGGCTGATCGCGACGAACCAGAGCGACCGGAGGGTCGTCTCGATCTGATCCTGGAACGCCAACCCGAGCACCACGATCGGCACCGTGCCGACGATGATCCACCACCCCATCAGGGCGTCGGGATCCTTCCGCGGTACCGAGCCGGTGAGCGAGCGGAACCAGCGGCCGATGATGCGCACGATGTCGCGCCAGAAGAACACGATGACCGCGGCCTCCGTGCCGATCTGGGTGATCGCCGTGAACGCTGCGCCGGCGTCGCCGATCCCCATGAGCTCGCTCGCCACTCGGAGGTGCGCACTCGAGGAGATCGGGAGGAACTCCGTCAGTCCCTGCAGAATGCCGAGCAGGATGGCCTCGAAGATGCCCATGGTTCCTTTCTGGGCGAGCTCGTCTCGCCGGGCCCCCACCGGGCCGCCGTCCAGAATACCCGACCGACGCCTCCGGTCGGGCTGTGCGTCAGTAGGTGCGCAGCAGGTCGACGAGCACGCGGTGCCCGAAGTCGAGTGCGTCGAGCGGCACGCGCTCGTCGACGCCGTGGAACATGCCGGGGAAGTCGAGGTCGGCGGGAAGCCGCAGCGGTGCGAAACCGTATCCCGTGATCCCGAGCCGCGCGAGCGACTTGTTGTCCGTGCCGCCCGAGAGGAGGTAGGGCAGCACGCGCGCCTCCGGGTCCTCGCGCAGCAGACTCGCGGTCATCGCCTCGATGAGTTCGCCGGAGAAGGGCACCTCGAGCCCGATGTCGGAGTGCACGATCTCGATCTCGATGTCGTCGCCGACGATCCGCTGCACCTCCGCGAGGATCCCCTCCTGCTCGGCCGGAATCGCGCGCACGTCGACGAGCGCCTCCGCCGTGTCCGGGATCACGTTGTGCTTGTACCCGGCGCTCAGCACCGTCGGGTTGCTCGTGTTGCGCAGGCTCGCTTGGATGAAGCCGCCGGTCTTGCCGAGCCGCAGCACGAGCTCCTCGGGGGCGACCTCGGTGGGGTCCTCGCCGAGGATCGCGGCGATCGCGTCGACGAGCTCGCGTGTCGTGTCGCAGAGCAGCAGGGGCCACTCGTGGCGACCGAGCGCGGCGATCGCCTCGGCGAGCCGCGTCACGGCGTTGTCGCTCCAGACGCGGGAGCCGTGGGCCGCGGTCCCGCGGGCGCGCAGCCGGATCCAGTCGAGCGACTTCTCCCCCGTCTGGATCAGATAGGCCCGCGTGCCCTCCACGTCGATGGAGTAGCCGCCGACCTCGCTGACGGCGGTGGCCGCCCCGGCGAAGAGTTCGGGGTGCTGCTGCACGAGGTACTGGGCGCCGTAGACGCCGCCGTTCTCCTCGTCGGCGAAGAAGGCGAGGATGACCTCGCGCCGCGGCCGCTCCCCCGCGCGCAGGAGCTCGGCGACGGCGGTGAGGATCATGGCGTCCATGTCCTTCATGTCGACGGCGCCGCGGCCCCAGAGCATGCCGTCGCGGATCGTTCCGGCGAACGGGTCGACGCTCCAGTTCTCGGGATCGGCCGGCACCACGTCGAGGTGGCCGTGCAGCACGAGCGCGGGCAGCTCGGGATCGGTGCCCGGCACTCGTGCGATCACGCTCGCCCGGCCCGGAGCGGACTCGAAGATCTCGGGTTCGAGCCCGAGCTCGCTGAGGTAGGCGGCGACGTAGTCGGCTGCGGGGCGCTCCGGCTCGGCGTCGCCGCCGCCGCGGTTCGTCGTGTCGAAGCGGATCAGGTCGCGTGCGATGCGGACGGTCTCCGAGAGCTCCTGCTCGCTCGTCTCGATGCTCATGCCCCCAGCGTATCCCGGACCGCCGACGCCGCGCCGAAACATGACGGGCCGCGGCGCGCTCCTCGTCCGCCGCGCCGGCACATCAAAAAAGGCAGGATCCCGAAGGATCCTGCCTTTTCGTTCACGTGCGCGGAGGGGGACTTGAACCCCCACGCCCTAATACGGGCACTAGCACCTCAAGCTAGCGCGTCTGCCATTCCGCCACCCGCGCGAACGTTTCGGTCCATCATCGGCCGAACAGAGAATAACTTAGCACGGATAGCGATGCGGATCGAATCAACGCCGGAGTTCGCGCGCGTCGCGCCTCCGAAACAGCGCACCGGGCGCCCACCGTCCGGCCGAACACGTCGTCAGGAGACGCCGATGGGCGCCCAGATCGCGCCCGTCGCGCGGGCGAGATCCTCGGGTCCGAGTTCGAGGTCGAGTCCTCTGCGCCCGCCCGACACGAGCACCGAGTCGTGTCGGCGCGCGGACTCGTCGAGCACCGTGCGCAACCGGGCGCGCTGGCCGAGCGGACTGATGCCGCCGACCACGTAGCCGGTCTTGCGCTCGGCGACGGCGGGATCCGCCATCACCGCCCGCTTGCCCGACAGCGCTGCGGCGAGCGCCTTCAGGTCGAGGCGACCGGCGACCGGCACGATCCCGACCGCGAGTGCACCGTCCACCTCGGCGAGCAGCGTCTTGAAGATGCGCTCCGGTGCGACGCCGAGCGACTCGGCGGCCTCGCGGCCGAAGTCGGTCTCTCCCGGGTCATGGCGATAGGCGCGTACCTCGAAGGGGATCCCGAGCCGCGTGAGCGCAACGGTGGCGGGGGTGGAGCCGCTGGACGGTGTTGCCATGCCGCCAGCGTATCCCTACGGCCGCAAACGACGGCGGAGCAGCTCGATCCGCTTCTGCAACTGCGTCACCGAGGCCTGCGCCACCGCCGGGCCGCCGCACACCCGGCGCAGCTCGGTGTGGATGTCCTTGTGCGGCTCCCCCGACACCTTCGCGTACATGCCGACCAGGCTCGACAGGAGCTTGCGCTGCTCACCGAGCGTGCGGTGCAGCGCCTCCGGCGCCTCGGCGCGGTCGGGCGCGTGCTCGAGCAGTCCCTGCTTCGTGGCGCTGCGCCGCGCCTGCCGCGCCTGCCGCTGCTGCAGCAGCGCCTGCACCTCCTGGGGTTCGAGGAGCCCGGGGAGCCCGAGGAAGTCGAGCTCCTCCTCCGACTCGACCTCCGCGTACCCGCCGAACTCGGCGCCATCGAAGACCGCCCGGTCGAAGTGCGCGTCGGAGCCGAGCGCCTGGTAGGAGAACTCCTCGTCGAGCAGTTCGGAGGAGGCACGATCCTCGCGCTCCGCCTCCGACATCAGCGCCGCCTCGGCATCCCACATCTCCTCGGCGCTCCCCGGCCCCTCGAGCACGTGGTTGCGCTCCTTCTCGAGCTCGGCCGCGAGCTGCATGAGCGCCGGCACGTTCGGGATGAACACCGAGGCGACCTCGCCGCGGCGCCGGGAGCGCACGAAGCGGCCGATCGCCTGCGCGAAGAACAGCGGCGTCGACGAGCTGGTCGCGTACACGCCCACCGCGAGCCGGGGCACGTCGACGCCCTCGGACACCATGCGCACCGCCACCATCCAGCGGCTCTCGCCGTGGGAGTAGGAGTCGATCCGCTCGCTCGCCCCCGCATCGTCGGAGAGGATCAGCGCGACTTCTTCCCCGGTCATCTGCTGCAGCATCTGCGCGTACGCCTTCGCCGAGGCGTGGTCGGTCGCGATCACGAGCCCTCCCGCGTCGGGCACGTGCTGCCGCACCTCCGTGAGGCGGCGGTTGGCGGCCTGCAGCACCTTCGCGATCCAGTCCCCCGAGGGGTCGAGCGCCGTGCGCCAGGCCTGGGACGTGATGTCCTTCGTGTTGCCCTCGCCGAGCCGGGCCTCCATCTCCTCGCCCGCGGAGGTCTGCCAGCGCATCTTGCCGGCGTAGACCATGAAGATGACGGGCCGCACGATCCCGTCGGCGAGGGCGCGGCCGTAGCCGTAGTCGTAGTCCGTGAGTGAGATCGTCGTACCGTCGCCTTGTGGCGCGTACTGCACGAACGGGATCTGCGCGTCGTCCGAGCGGAACGGCGTGCCGGTGAGCGAGAGACGGCGTTTGGCCGAGCCGTACGCCTCGCGAATCGCGTCGCCCCAGCTCAGGGCGTCGCCGCCGTGGTGGACCTCGTCGAGGATCACGAGCGTGTCGGTGTGCTCCGTGAGCAGACGGTGCTGCACGGGCTTCATGGCGACCTGCGCGTAGGTGACGGCGACGCCGTGGAAGTGGCGGCCGTACCCGAGCCCGTCGCTGTTCGAGTAGTGCGGATTCAGACGGATGCCCGCGCGCGCGGCGGCGTCGGCCCACTGCGTCTTGAGGTGCTCGGTGGGGGCGACGACGACGATCTGCTGCACGGTGTGGTTGGCGCGCAGGATCGATGCGAGCCGGAGCGCGAACGTCGTCTTTCCGGCGCCGGGGGTCGCCGACGCCAGGAAGTCCTGCGGGTTCGCGTCGAGGTACCGCCGGATCGCCTCCTCCTGCCACGCTCGAAGGCTCCCGGCGGTGCCGCGGGCGGCCCGCTCGGGATAGGCGGGAGGCAGATGTTCGGCGGCACTCGTCCCCGGGAGGTGGAGGCCGTCTACCGAATCTGTCACAACGTTCTAGACTACCGGTGATGGCCGCGAGCGTTCTCGCGGAACCCCCAGGACTCGCGAGAGAGAGTGTGCACGTGACTGAGGAACACCCGCAGACCCCCGGGGATCTCGAGCTCCCCTGGTCCCGTTTCGTCGCGATCGGCGATTCGTTCACCGAGGGAGTCGGAGATCCCGACGCCGACAGCCCGGGCGGGTTGCGCGGCTGGGCCGACCGCTTCGCCGAGGTGCTGAACGAGCTCAACGACGAGTTCGCCTACGCCAACCTCGCGGTGCGCGGCAAACTGATCCAGCAGGTCGCCGAGGAGCAGGTGGACGCCGCACTCGACCTGCGTCCGGACCTCATCAGCGTGAGCGCCGGCGGCAACGATGTCATCCGCCCGGGCTCGGATCCCGACGAGGTCGCCGTGAAGCTGGATCGGCTCGTCGAACGTCTGAGCAGCGGAGGCGCCACGGTCATGCTGTTCACCGGTGTCGACGTCGCATTCCAACCCGTGTTCCGGTCGATCCGCGGCAAGGTGGCGATCTACAACGAGAATGTCCGGAAGGTCGCGAGCACCTACGACTGCGTCGTCGTCGACCAGTGGGCGCTCTCCGAGTTGCAGGACAGCCGGTACTGGGCGCAGGATCGCCTGCACTTGAACGCGCTCGGGCACCACACGATCGCGCGTGCCGCACTCCGGGCCCTCAACATCCCGAACGACCTCGCCCCCATGGATCCGCCGCCGCTGCCCGCGATCGACTGGCGCCAGGCCCGCAAGGAGGACGTGGTGTGGGCGCGCGAGCACTTCGTGCCCTGGGTGATCCGACGCATCAAGCACGTGTCGTCGGGTGACGACGTCGAGGCGAAGCGTCCGCAGCCCGGATCCGCGCGCGTCGCTCGCCACGGGTGATTCCCTCGCCGCGATGCAGCGACTAGGGTGACAGACATGGCTCAACTCACGAAGCAACTTGCAGACACCCTGACCCAGGTCGGCGTCCACTCCGCGTACGGTGCTCCGGTGGAGGTCGACGGCACGACGATCATGCCCGTCGCGTGCACGTCGTACGGCTTCGGCGCGGCCGAGGGCGCCGGTGACGACTCGACGGCCCAGGGCGAGGGATCGGGCGGTGGCGGCGGCGGCATGGCCGTGCCCGTCGGCGCGTACGTCACGCGCGACGGCGTCACGCGCTTCGAGCCGAACATCATCGCGCTGCTCGTCGTCGGTGCCCCCTTCGTGTGGGTCGCCGGCCGGGCGCTCGCGCGCGTCATCAAGGCACTGAAGCGCTAAACGGAGCGGTTGGGCCGCCAGGTCCAGGGCTCACGCGGCAGCGTGTCGGGATCGAAGCGGCCGAGCAGCTGGGTGGTCGTCACGGCCTCCCCCGCTGCGGCGAGCCCGAGTGAGCGGCCGAGCAGCGCACGCACCCCCGCGTCCGTGAACCGCTGTGCGCGAAGTTCCGCGAAGGTCACGGCGCCGTCCCGCTTCGCGAGCCGCGCACCCGTGGGGCCGAGCACGAGCGGCACGTGCGCGTACTCGGGGGTCGGCAGGTCGAGCAGACGCTGCAGCAGGATCTGCCGCGGCGTCGACGGCGCGAGATCGTCGCCGCGCACCACCTGCGTCACGCCCTGCTCGGCATCGTCGACCACCACCGCCAGGTTGTAGGCGATGGTGCCGTCGCCTCGACGCAGCACGAGGTCGTCCACGTCACCGTGCACCTCGCCGAGGACGCGGTCC
Above is a genomic segment from Leucobacter rhizosphaerae containing:
- a CDS encoding peptidylprolyl isomerase — encoded protein: MLRRLIPATAVATLLLAGLTGCGAQQSQASDCTAQLSPGALSNNVTVLGEFGTVPEVSVPDQMEISETQRTIVAEAEDRSRVADENSLVSVNMAFFDAETGDELYASPVFSGQGTSPEFLMVSEEMSNPLSEGVRCAAAGDRVVLALSPDDGAEISSQLGGTAGAAVVAVVDVVATSPLAASGPVQGLPSGYPAVVTNEEGRPGVVLPPRAAPEGISSATRILGDGAEVTAENNVVGQVLSVGWGGEQRTNTWESGLVALGTEDQMAQSGYTFRGELTGKTVGSQVVVIDNSTGDPQVVVVDILGAS
- a CDS encoding tRNA (adenine-N1)-methyltransferase, which gives rise to MSEPIIDQGAPSPSGPLGYGDRVKLTGPKGRLNTITLVPGGEFHSHRGVIPHADLVGIPDASVVVNSSGEEYLALRPLLSDFVMSMPRGAAIVYPKDAAQILSLADVFPGARVVEAGVGSGALSLHLLRAIGPDGELFSFERREEFADIARGNAAAFSGRVPENWTVTVGDLQEVLPATCEAGSVDRVVLDMLAPWECVDVAAEALRPGGVLICYVATVTQLSRTAEQLQRSGLFTHPQSSETMVRGWHVEGLAVRPDHRMVAHTGFLITARRLAPGTVLPSLKRRASKSEFSDEDLASWLPDLGPDGGAATGGAGWAPEDVGERSKSDKILRKKVREAQRFAEERGADTAAPDDVAEPGSGD
- a CDS encoding HAD family hydrolase, producing MTTHLADAVPSAVLWDMDGTVIDSEPLWLAAELTMLSRYGIELTDDTRDRIVGSGLRAAAALFQELGVPMSSDDIIAEWTAAVIAGLHAGEPAWRPGALELLASLRAAGIPSALVTMAFREIADAVVELLPPGTFVTIVAGDEVAHEKPHPDPYLRGAAAVGVPVERCVAIEDSPTGLRSAHAAGAVAIGVPNLVDLTTAPSHELWPTLAGVDATRLAERFRSLRELSPTAPDSERDTADATGDPQ
- a CDS encoding PAC2 family protein, with protein sequence MTAPAHSYPRVLIMAFQGWSDAGDATTEVLQHLGGMIEADVVHVISAEGYVDFQVHRPKITFDESGNRVLDWPDTRLYGPVERPGAEEDPSAEMVRRLDGSLVTDLFLLAGVEPARDWQNFADEIVELVDVWAIDTVVILGSMFSDAPHSRPIATTISTESAKRRAETGAVRSSYEGPAGISTVIDLALAEAGIAPISLWAQVPHYVHSTPSPKATLALLDKLEELLDIVIPRGELLTQATEWESNIDRIASSDEEMTRYIRKLEESRDDALAAEATGDAIALEFEKFLEDDETSRREQPQQPPADDDDTPPPAAG
- the mshC gene encoding cysteine--1-D-myo-inosityl 2-amino-2-deoxy-alpha-D-glucopyranoside ligase, whose product is MRTWTPPVIPDLPGDGIVPKLYNTATERLEYPAIPDDRALLYVCGITPYDATHLGHAFTYLTFDLMQRAWRDAGIDTVYAQNITDIDDPLLERAADTGVDWRTLADEQIGLFRSDMHRMGMIPPEHYVAVTEQIDDIASAVAQLRELGFAYPVPTDDAAGHDLYFDIDAAQATSQWRLGDVAPYDRDVMLRLSAERGGDPGRPGKRNPLDPLLWRAAREGEPSWESVVGAGRPGWHIECSVIATGALGGAFTVQGGGSDLVFPHHEFTAAHATAISGTPLAHAYCHAGLVSYQGHKMSKSRGNLVFVSRLLNSGADPSAIRLGLLAHHYRSEWEWLDSDLEVAERRLAGWRDGLARHGDDPASAAQVLQQLRSALANDLDTPVMLATLDAALDRGVDDPGLVAAAVAALLGVVLVEED
- a CDS encoding undecaprenyl-diphosphate phosphatase, translated to MGIFEAILLGILQGLTEFLPISSSAHLRVASELMGIGDAGAAFTAITQIGTEAAVIVFFWRDIVRIIGRWFRSLTGSVPRKDPDALMGWWIIVGTVPIVVLGLAFQDQIETTLRSLWFVAISLIVFGLLLGVADWAGRKVRPLESLTWKHGLIYGFAQALALIPGVSRSGGTITAGLFMGYTREAAARYSFLLAIPAVLGSGFYQVFKAVRAPESETPMSMTLIATVVAFVIALLVIGLFMKYISKRSFLPFVIYRVLLGVLIIALLSAGVLTPDGGTAVAEGAASGVASSAVAAQAAIGGAL
- a CDS encoding M20/M25/M40 family metallo-hydrolase; protein product: MSIETSEQELSETVRIARDLIRFDTTNRGGGDAEPERPAADYVAAYLSELGLEPEIFESAPGRASVIARVPGTDPELPALVLHGHLDVVPADPENWSVDPFAGTIRDGMLWGRGAVDMKDMDAMILTAVAELLRAGERPRREVILAFFADEENGGVYGAQYLVQQHPELFAGAATAVSEVGGYSIDVEGTRAYLIQTGEKSLDWIRLRARGTAAHGSRVWSDNAVTRLAEAIAALGRHEWPLLLCDTTRELVDAIAAILGEDPTEVAPEELVLRLGKTGGFIQASLRNTSNPTVLSAGYKHNVIPDTAEALVDVRAIPAEQEGILAEVQRIVGDDIEIEIVHSDIGLEVPFSGELIEAMTASLLREDPEARVLPYLLSGGTDNKSLARLGITGYGFAPLRLPADLDFPGMFHGVDERVPLDALDFGHRVLVDLLRTY
- the ybaK gene encoding Cys-tRNA(Pro) deacylase; protein product: MATPSSGSTPATVALTRLGIPFEVRAYRHDPGETDFGREAAESLGVAPERIFKTLLAEVDGALAVGIVPVAGRLDLKALAAALSGKRAVMADPAVAERKTGYVVGGISPLGQRARLRTVLDESARRHDSVLVSGGRRGLDLELGPEDLARATGAIWAPIGVS
- a CDS encoding DEAD/DEAH box helicase, which translates into the protein MTDSVDGLHLPGTSAAEHLPPAYPERAARGTAGSLRAWQEEAIRRYLDANPQDFLASATPGAGKTTFALRLASILRANHTVQQIVVVAPTEHLKTQWADAAARAGIRLNPHYSNSDGLGYGRHFHGVAVTYAQVAMKPVQHRLLTEHTDTLVILDEVHHGGDALSWGDAIREAYGSAKRRLSLTGTPFRSDDAQIPFVQYAPQGDGTTISLTDYDYGYGRALADGIVRPVIFMVYAGKMRWQTSAGEEMEARLGEGNTKDITSQAWRTALDPSGDWIAKVLQAANRRLTEVRQHVPDAGGLVIATDHASAKAYAQMLQQMTGEEVALILSDDAGASERIDSYSHGESRWMVAVRMVSEGVDVPRLAVGVYATSSSTPLFFAQAIGRFVRSRRRGEVASVFIPNVPALMQLAAELEKERNHVLEGPGSAEEMWDAEAALMSEAEREDRASSELLDEEFSYQALGSDAHFDRAVFDGAEFGGYAEVESEEELDFLGLPGLLEPQEVQALLQQRQARQARRSATKQGLLEHAPDRAEAPEALHRTLGEQRKLLSSLVGMYAKVSGEPHKDIHTELRRVCGGPAVAQASVTQLQKRIELLRRRLRP